TTATGATGATCGATAACAGCTATTTCCTTTCCGGTCAGATCCTCCACATTGGAATTCCCCTTACAGCCGTCCACTATGATAATGCGGTCGGAATCAATCAGCTCATACTGTTTCCAGTGATAGATAGGGATGTGAAGCTGGGCAATCATCTTGATCAGTGCATCTCTCTGCAGTTCTCCGTCATAGATTATTTCCGCATGAATATCCTGACTGTCAAGAAGTCCCTTCAGGCCGAAGGCTGAGGCTACAGCATCAGGATCAGGAAAGTTGTGTGTCTGTATGAAAAGTCTTCCGCTCTCTTTATTAAGATATGTAATTAGATTTTTCGAAAAGATAAGCTTCTCCTGATAGTACAATTATCCCGCTTGGTTTATGATCGTACAGGATTCCGTAACTGTTTATAGTTACAATAGAATCATAATACAGGAGATTAACTATGTCCATTCAATGGTTTCCCGGTCATATGACCAGGACAAAAAAACTTATTCGTGAAAATCTGAAGAAAGTGGATATGGTTATTGAAATTCTCGACGCCCGTGCGCCTCTGGCATCAAGGAATCCCCTCCTGGGAGAACTGACGCAGGGAAAACCGAGACTGATTCTGCTTAATAAAGCAGATCTGGCTGATCCCGTCGTCACCGACGCCTGGATAAGGAAACTTTCAGAAGGGAACAGTATTAAGGCTATAGCCGTTAATTCCCGTAATAAGAGATCCCTCAAATCAATTCCCAAAGAGTGCAAAGGTCTATGTAAAGGGAAGAAATGGGTCAATAGAAGACCTGTCAGGGCAATGATTGTAGGTATCCCGAATGTGGGTAAATCCACCGTCATAAATACTCTGGCCGGTAAGAAAAAGGCCGCAGCCGCCAATAAGCCGGGAGTCACAAAGGATATGCAGCGCGTTCCTATTTCCCAGGAGATACAAATTCTGGATACACCTGGAATCCTTTGGCACAAGTTTGATGATCAGCTGGTTGGATTGAAACTGGCCACTCTGGGGTCCATTAAGGATGCAGTGCTTCTAATCGATGAAATCGCAGTCAGTGCTCTTAGATATTTGAATTCTATATACCCTGAAATTGTCTCCAGTCGTTTCAAGCTTGTTGATGATAAAGGTGAAAAGATGAGCAACGGGGATCTTCAGGTCTCTGATGCTCACATCATTCTTGAGCAGATTGCCAGGAACAGAGGTCTTCTGGTTAGCGGTGGAGAGGCTGACAAAGAAAGAGCCGCCCGTCTCCTTATCAAGGAGCTGCGGGACGGTATCATTGGTAGAATCAGCCTGGAGGACTCAAAAGATCCCTCCAGAGGCTGGGAGTTTACTCGGGAAGAGCAATAATCTTCCACTTTCCCTCTTCTGATTTCAGCATAAATACTAAATTCTCACCTTTCATGAAGTCATTCATACCCGGAAGAACTTCTGTTCCCAGGAAGAGGTAACAGTTTCTGTCGGGAGACCATCGCCTTCCGTCTTCAAACCACTGGGGGAACAGTTCTGCGTATTCATCATAGTTGTAGATATGATAGTGATAGTTCCTCTTGTAATCAGCCAGAGTAAAGCGGCTCAGATCCGTAGCGGGAGGTGCAATTCTGTAACGGCTCTGACTGAATCCGCTTTCAAGAACCTTCAGATTGTCGGAGAGTGATTTGTAGAAAGCCGGCAGATTGCCGTCAATATTATTTTCAATGAAATCTAGGGCGAAATCCCTTGCTTCACTTCTGGTGTTTTGTATCTCTTTTAATCCATCCATGGGAACCATCAGCTCTACAGGTGAGGAGAAAGCCATCTGAAGCCGGGGAGTATCGGTCTCTGTATCATTTCCTTCAGAGGGGAAATCCCATGCTTCCAGTTCAATTCTGTATATCTTGCCGGGAGCCGAACTTCGGGGTGGTGCAATAAGTCTGACAGAGAGGGTGGCATTACCGTCCATAATCATGCCATTACCGCTGAAAGGGATAAACCAGTTGCTGTCTTTTTCCTGCCAGCGGGAGGCTTTTTCTGTCCAGGGGAGGGTGAATACAGCATCCTGAGACTCGAACTGTCCAAGTTTAACCTGCAGTGTACTCTGGCCTATCTGTGCGGATTCATCGATATAGCTTGTTTTAACACGCCACTTTCTCACTGTACCGGGGAGTGGCGGCTGTATGGAATTAAAATCCTCTTTATAGATCTGTCTTATTTCCATCCATCCGCCGTCACTGTTCACCAGAAAAGGCTGGTAGCTGTGGCTGTCATATAGTGTTATGGAACCCGTCAGGGCTTCTGCTGCATCCTGTGCAGTAACTGTAAAAGGAATAAGGGCAATCAGCAGGATTAACATTTTTTTAAGCATTCAATAACCTCCCATGCTGAAGCTCCTGTTTACACAGGGCTTCACTATATGATCGGAAGGTTTATTCCCCTTATCAAGGGTTAAGTGCAAAAAAATACCGGCAGTAAAACTGCCGGCTGATCTGATTTAATAAAGTATGGGCTTACCAGGAAGTTTCTTCCTCTCCCCGAGCTATAAGAACCTTACCGGTTCGAACTACTTCGAGTACTCCGAACTTATCAAGCATTTTTCTCACTGCATCGATCTTTGTGGATCTGCCTGTTACCTGAAAAGTCATTGTTGTATCACTTATATCAACATTCCGGCATTTAAATGCACTGGATATCTGCAGAATTTCAGTACGGGACTCATTATCACAGCGTACCTTTATCAGAGCCAGTTCTTTCTGAATGACGTCTTCATCAGTATATTCCCTTGCATGAATTACATCGACCAGACGGTTCAGCTGCTCCAGCATAAGGTGGAGGGTCTTGCTGTCACCGGTGGCTTCTATATTGATTCTTGAATAACGTGGGTCCTGTGCGGGAGAACCTACGAAACTCTCAAGATTGTAGCCTCTTCTGGCGAAAACAAGAGCGATCCGGATGGTCACACCGGGTTTGTTTTCTACATAAAGGCTGATGTTGTGTTTTTTCTGAGAATCGTCCATCAGGTTCCTCCCTTAGGTTTTTCAAGTTTCTTGCGCGGCATGCTGAGCAGCATTTTATCAAGACCTGCTCCCGAGGGAACCATGGGGAATACATTGTCATATTTTTCAACTTCTGCATCAATGATGCAGGGGCCGTCATTGTATTCAAGAGCTGCATTCAGAACCTTTCGGACATCTGCGCTTCTCTTAACTCTGAAGCCCTTACATCCATAGGCACTTGCCAACTTGATGAAGTCAGGGTTGCCGACAAGATCAACTCCAGAGAGACGGTTGTCGTAAAACATATGCTGCCATTGTCTTACCATACCGAGATAATTATTATTGATCAGAAGAATCTTGATGGGAAGTTTTTCATTAACTGCGGTGGAAAGTTCAGGGAGGGTCATCTGGAATCCTCCGTCGCCTACAACTGCAACAACAGTTTTTCCCGGATTAGCCAACTGAGCTCCGATAGCTGCAGGAAAACCGAATCCCATTGTTCCGGCACCACCGGATGAAAGAAAGTGACGGCTGTGCTCTGTTTTAAAGAACTGTGCGGCCCACATCTGATGCTGACCGACGTCTGTTGTGACAATGGCTTCACCCTTAGTGAGTCGGGACATCTCTTCAATAACATGCTGAGCTCTGAGTTTGCCCTCTTTTTTATATTTAAGAGGATATTCTCTTTTCAATCTGCGGATCAGTTTTACCCAGCGCTGAGTATTTCCCTTTTCCAGATATCCGTAGAGGGAATCCAGAACTGATTTGGCATCACCGATTATGGCGCAATCTACCTTAACAGTTTTATTGATCTCAACGGGATCGATGTCAATATGAATTTTTTTTGCCTGAGGAAGGAAATCACTTGGAGAACCTGCAATCCTGTCATCCCAGCGGGATCCAACAGATATAATCAGATCACTCTCACAGAGCGCCATATTGGCATAGGCTGTTCCATGCATCCCCGGCATTCCCAGGTTCAGATCATGACTTTCAGGAAAACATCCCTTTCCAAGGAGTGTATTACAGACAGGTATCTGCATTTTTTCCACTATGGCCTTCACTTCTCTGGAGGCTCCGGAAATCACAGCACCATGACCTATCAAAAGAATGGGTTTTTCGGCAGAAGAGATCATATCGGCTGCTTCTTTGATGGCCTTGGGATCTCCCTCTTTTCTTATGCTGTAACCCGGCAGTGAAAATTCACCCGATGTGTCTTCATCGATATAAGCACTGGTTACATCTTTGGGCAGATCAACTATTACCGGACCGGGACGGCCGGTACCGGCGATATGGAAGGCCTGATTGATTATTGAAGGAAGTTCTTCCGGGTCTTTTACCAGAAAGGAATGCTTGACTATGGGGTAGGACATCCCGGAAACATCAGCTTCCTGAAAAGTGTCCAGACCAAGGTTTGTAGTCAGTTGCTGACCGCATAAAACTACCAGAGGAACTGAATCCATCATGGCAGTCATAATGCCTGTGAGAGTATTGGTTGCGCCGGGACCTGAGGTTACAAGTGCCACGCCGACTTTTCCGCTTGATCGTGCATATCCATCTGCCATATGAGTAGCGCCCTGTTCATGTCTGGTGAGAACCAGTTTCATATCGGACTGTGCCAAAGCATCAAATATGGGAATAGCGCTCCCTCCGGGAAGTCCGAAGATACACTCTACACCCTGATTTTTTAATATTTCTATTAACTTGGCAGCGGCAGTACATTGTTTTTTGTTCATAATGCCTCCTGAAATTTAGGATTCATCTATAATAGTTTATATCTTTTGGGGGGTCAACATATATGAATATGCTATTTTATCTAAAAAAACGTTAATTCTGCTATGTTGATATGTAAGTCATGCTGTTTTATCGTTTTATTCAGTTTTTAGTCGAGTTTCAAGAACTTCGTGAAGCTTGGTTTTATCAGTAATACTTATTTTTTTTATATAATCATAATTTGAGTTAAACATACCTTTTTGAAATTTGAGCTTAATTATCCTTTTTAAAGATAAATTAAGGCGATCTTCACTAAGCCTGCCGTCCTGAAGAGCTTCTCTTATGGATTGCTGGGCAGATGGGATATGTTCCGGCATCAATATAATGTCTGTTCCGGCCAATATGGCATTAAGTGATGCTTCTTCCGGAGAATAAAGCGATTTAATGGCACCCATATCCATGGCATCTGTGATTATAAGACCCTGAAACCCTAATTGTCCTCTCAGAATCTCTGTCTGAATAACTGGAGACAGGGATGCGGGTGTTGAATCTCCGCTCAATGCAGGAGCAGCAATATGAGCAGTCAGAACAAAATCCGCACCCGCTGCTATGCCTGAACGGAAAGATGTGAATTCCCTCTCCGAAAACTCCTTTGAACTGCTCAGTGATGTCACAGCGCCGTCATGACTGTCGCCGCTGACATTGCCGTGTCCTGGAAAGTGTTTCAGTACCGAAGATATGCCTCCGTCCTGCAGCCCTTTTACAAATGATACTGTCATCTCGGCACTGAGTTCCGGATCTGTTCCGAATGAGCGTGTCCCGATGATATCGTGACTGCCTTTGTGTCTCAGATCAGCCACGGGAGCCATATCCATATTGAAACCCAGGTCTCTCATGTCTGCTGCCAGTACGGATGCGGCAAATTCTGTCAGTTCTGCAGAACCATGAGCAGCCAGTTCAGACGCCGGGGGGAGTGATACAACCTCCATACCCTTTGTCTTTCCCAGTCTGCTGACCTTTCCGCCTTCTTCATCTGTTGTAACAAAGAGGGGATAGGGGCTGTAGTCCTGCAGATCCTGTATCATTGTTCTTGTCTGATCCGGGTTTTTATAATTAATGGAAAAGAGGATAATTCCTCCGGGAAGATAGCGGTCCATAAAAGCTTTTATGTAATCATCTGTCTCATAAGCCGGCTGTCCGTTGGCCGTATGCCTTACTGCCAGGATGAACAGCTGTCCGATCTTCTCATCCCTGTTCATTTTCAATATCATGGAATCAATCAGCTGATTCTGCTGATTCTGACTTAGAATGTTAAAATCAATATTGCTGTTCCGGAACTCTTCCAGGCTGATTATTTTTTCTGTTTTTTCAGGGGGGGCTGATGTAGAAACAGAATCTAAGGGATTTTTATCATTATTATCAGCTGTCTTCACAGTCGTCCGGCAGGATGTGAGAATTATTATTAAAAAACTGATAAAAAGAAAATAACGCTTCAAGGAAACCCCGTATCTCTATTGCTATTTTTGATAATTTAGATCATTTTTATTTTTACTACCATAGATTTACTGTTAAAAGAACATATTTTCCCTTATTAGGGATTAATATACGGAGTCCTTTATGGAAAAACTAAATGATGCAAATATATCTTCAATCAAACCTCTTGTAACACCTGAAATTCTTAAAGAAGAATTTCCTGTCAGTGATACACTGAAAGATCAGATTATATCCTATAGAAAGGAAGTTCGGGATATCCTTGAGAAGAGGGATGAAAGAATGCTGGCGATTGTCGGACCCTGTTCCATCCATGATCCTGAAGCAGCACTGGAGTATGCCCGAAAGCTTGTTGAGCTGAAAGAGCGTTACAAAGACAGTCTGTGTATTATTATGAGGGTATACTTTGAGAAACCCCGAACCGCACTGGGTTGGAGAGGACTTATCCTCGATCCCGATCTGGACGGTTCATATAAACTGGAAAAGGGACTTCGTCAGGCGAGAAAACTACTTCTGGAAATTAACTCTATGGGTCTT
Above is a window of Oceanispirochaeta sp. M1 DNA encoding:
- a CDS encoding glycoside hydrolase family 3 protein, with the translated sequence MKRYFLFISFLIIILTSCRTTVKTADNNDKNPLDSVSTSAPPEKTEKIISLEEFRNSNIDFNILSQNQQNQLIDSMILKMNRDEKIGQLFILAVRHTANGQPAYETDDYIKAFMDRYLPGGIILFSINYKNPDQTRTMIQDLQDYSPYPLFVTTDEEGGKVSRLGKTKGMEVVSLPPASELAAHGSAELTEFAASVLAADMRDLGFNMDMAPVADLRHKGSHDIIGTRSFGTDPELSAEMTVSFVKGLQDGGISSVLKHFPGHGNVSGDSHDGAVTSLSSSKEFSEREFTSFRSGIAAGADFVLTAHIAAPALSGDSTPASLSPVIQTEILRGQLGFQGLIITDAMDMGAIKSLYSPEEASLNAILAGTDIILMPEHIPSAQQSIREALQDGRLSEDRLNLSLKRIIKLKFQKGMFNSNYDYIKKISITDKTKLHEVLETRLKTE
- the ylqF gene encoding ribosome biogenesis GTPase YlqF; this translates as MSIQWFPGHMTRTKKLIRENLKKVDMVIEILDARAPLASRNPLLGELTQGKPRLILLNKADLADPVVTDAWIRKLSEGNSIKAIAVNSRNKRSLKSIPKECKGLCKGKKWVNRRPVRAMIVGIPNVGKSTVINTLAGKKKAAAANKPGVTKDMQRVPISQEIQILDTPGILWHKFDDQLVGLKLATLGSIKDAVLLIDEIAVSALRYLNSIYPEIVSSRFKLVDDKGEKMSNGDLQVSDAHIILEQIARNRGLLVSGGEADKERAARLLIKELRDGIIGRISLEDSKDPSRGWEFTREEQ
- the ilvN gene encoding acetolactate synthase small subunit, with the protein product MDDSQKKHNISLYVENKPGVTIRIALVFARRGYNLESFVGSPAQDPRYSRINIEATGDSKTLHLMLEQLNRLVDVIHAREYTDEDVIQKELALIKVRCDNESRTEILQISSAFKCRNVDISDTTMTFQVTGRSTKIDAVRKMLDKFGVLEVVRTGKVLIARGEEETSW
- the ilvB gene encoding biosynthetic-type acetolactate synthase large subunit, producing the protein MNKKQCTAAAKLIEILKNQGVECIFGLPGGSAIPIFDALAQSDMKLVLTRHEQGATHMADGYARSSGKVGVALVTSGPGATNTLTGIMTAMMDSVPLVVLCGQQLTTNLGLDTFQEADVSGMSYPIVKHSFLVKDPEELPSIINQAFHIAGTGRPGPVIVDLPKDVTSAYIDEDTSGEFSLPGYSIRKEGDPKAIKEAADMISSAEKPILLIGHGAVISGASREVKAIVEKMQIPVCNTLLGKGCFPESHDLNLGMPGMHGTAYANMALCESDLIISVGSRWDDRIAGSPSDFLPQAKKIHIDIDPVEINKTVKVDCAIIGDAKSVLDSLYGYLEKGNTQRWVKLIRRLKREYPLKYKKEGKLRAQHVIEEMSRLTKGEAIVTTDVGQHQMWAAQFFKTEHSRHFLSSGGAGTMGFGFPAAIGAQLANPGKTVVAVVGDGGFQMTLPELSTAVNEKLPIKILLINNNYLGMVRQWQHMFYDNRLSGVDLVGNPDFIKLASAYGCKGFRVKRSADVRKVLNAALEYNDGPCIIDAEVEKYDNVFPMVPSGAGLDKMLLSMPRKKLEKPKGGT